Part of the Pseudomonas sp. P8_241 genome is shown below.
AGGTTCAGGCGCATCTGCGAGAACTGGAGTCAGCGCTGTTGGGGCGACGTCGGTTGATCCGTGAAGTAGATCTGCAAAGCGGTGCGCGCAGCCTGTTCGATGATCGTGAACAGGGTGTGCGTATCGAGCGTGAGATCGACCGGGTGCGCGTGCGTGTCGGCGCGGCTCAGCGCTTGCTGCTGGCGGGGTATTCCAGCGTCGCGCAAGCCTGTGCCGAGTTCGCTGTCGGTCTGGGGTTCGAGGTGATTCTGTGTGATCCGCGGGACGAAGTGCTTGAAGGCATCGTGTTGGATGGCGTGGAGATTCGCCGTCAACTGCCGTCGGTATTCATCGCCGATGGCGGCTGCCACAGCGATACCGCAGTGGTGGCGTTGACCCATGATCCGCGCATCGATGACCTGGCGATGATGGAGGCGGTTCGCACCGATGCGTTTTACATCGGCGTAATGGGTTCCATGCAGACGTCGCATAAGCGTTTCGAGCGGTTGCGGCGTATCGGTGGGCTGGGGGATGCAGAGTTGGCGCGGATTCACGCGCCCATCGGCCTGAACCTGGGCAGCAAGACGCCAGCGGAAATTGCACTGGCGGTGCTGGCTGACATCCTGCGGATTCGCAGTGGTATTGCGCGGGATCGTCTTTAAGATCAGAAGATCGCAGCCTGCGGCAGCTCCTACTCCGAACGCATCCCCATGTAGGAGCTGCCGCAGGCTGCGATCTTTCGATGCTGATCTTTAGCAATCAATACCCGAACTTGTCCCGCAACCCGTAATACCACGCACCCAATGCCGCAAACGGCGTGCGCAGCATTTGTCCGCCGGGGAAGGGGTAGTGAGGCAGGTCGGCAAACGCATCAAAACGCTCGGCCTGACCACGTAATGCTTCGGCCAGTACCTTGCCAGCCAAATGCGTGTAGGTCACGCCATGGCCGCTGCAGCCTTGGGAATAGTAAATGTTGTCGCCCAGTCGTCCGACCTGAGGAAGTCGCGACAGGGTCAGCAGGAAGTTGCCCGTCCACGCGTAATCGATCTTCACGTCCTTGAGCTGCGGGAATGCCTTGAGCAACTTCGGTCGAATGATCGCTTCGATATTCGCCGGATCCCGTGCGCCATACACCACGCCACCGCCGAAAATCAGGCGTTTGTCGCCGCTCAGGCGATAGTAGTCGAGCAGGTAGTTACAGTCTTCGACGCAGTAGTCCTGCGGCAGCAGAGCTTTTGCCAACTCTTCGCCCAAAGGCTCAGTGGTGATGACCTGCGTGCCGCAAGGCATCGATTTGGCGGCCAGTTCCGGAACCAGGTTACCGAGATAGGCATTGCCAGCCACGATGATGAATTTGGCCCTGACCTTGCCTTGCGGGGTGTGCACCACCGGGTTCGCGCCGCGCTCGATGCGCACCGCCGGCGATTGCTCATAAATCGTCCCGCCCAGGGACTCAACCGCTGCTGCTTCACCCAGCGCCAGGTTGAGCGGATGAATATGTCCGCCGCTCATGTCGAGCATCCCGCCGACATATTGATCACAGGCCACCACTTCACGGATTCTGCTTTGATCCATCAGCTCGAGCTGAGTGTGACCGAATCGCTCCCACAGGCGCTTCTGGGACTCGAGAAGACCCATCTGTTTGGGAGTCATGGCAGCAAACACGCCACCGTCCTTCAAGTCGCATTGAATGTTGTAGGTGGCGACCCGCTCGCGAATGATCCGTCCACCCTCGAACGCCATCTGCCCCAGCAAATGGGCCTGCATGGGGCCCACGGTGCGCTCGATCACATCGATGTCACGGCTGTAGCTGTTAACGATCTGGCCACCGTTACGCCCCGACGCGCCAAAACCTACCTTGGCGGCTTCGAGTACAGTGACCTTGAAGCCGTTCTCCAGCAGGAACAGGGAAGCGGACAACCCGGTATAACCGGCGCCAATCACGCAGACATCCGTCTGGACTTCATCCTCTAATGCCGGCCGTGGCGGAACCGCATTGGCCGATGCGGCGTAGTAGGACTCAGGGTAGGGAGTGTTCGCCATCCGGCAGCCTCTGTTTAATATATTTTACGAGTGCGTTGATCCTACCCGAGATAAAAATCCCCCGCCAGCCACCCGGAAAATCCACTTCGCACTCGAAAAATTAAATATTTTGCATATTCATAGGGTTAGCTCGAAAAAAGGTGTTGACACCCCTCCGGAATTCCGTAGAATGCCGCCTCACAGCAGGCACGTAGCTCAGTTGGTTAGAGCACCACCTTGACATGGTGGGGGTCGTTGGTTCGAGTCCAATCGCGCCTACCAAACAAAATCCGCTCTGCTGGGCGGTCTAGAAGGGCTCACCGAAAGGTGGGCCCTTTTTTGTTGTCTTGGATTTTATGCAGAACGTTCACAAAATATCGGGTTCGTTCACACTGGGCAATGTGAACGCTGATTTAGGTGGGTTTGTTGGGTTGGCTCACTCTCAATCTACTAGTGTTTCTGAGTAAACCGATTCGCGAGAGGGTGCAACGAATGAGCACATGCGAAAGCCCGTTGGAATCAATGCTAGCTGCTGGCATTCCGAGAGAGATGGCAATCAACCGCACGATGCAGCAAATTATCGTCTTTGCTATGGCTATTGGGGTAGGGATTGCAAGCAGGGATGACTTAAAAATTACAATGAGCAGAGACGACATGAATCTTCGGCTAAACGACTTAGGATTCCCGGATTACGCCACGCTCTTTGAATTGTGTGACTACCCAAAGGGATAGCCTTCTCTGTGCGGTGGCCTCACTCTGCGTGGTTTCACAGGCAGCTATAAGAAACCGTGTGGCCTTCAATCCCGTCCTCTGCATCAGTCAGCAGGAAAGCACGTGAACTCAGCAACGATCTCCGGTTACTGGCTTTATTGGCCTTGCTTGCTTTTGATTGCGTCAAGGTCTTCGCAGGCACTCATGCATGTTGAGGCTGCCCTATCGCAAGTGTAGGAAGAGCCTCCGCAATGAGCCATATCTCTCGCACAGTCAGCTTTGCAGGAGGCTCCTTCTGCGGTAACGGGTTTGAAGTTGCTTCCTGCTGCACAGCCGGCGAGCAAAACGGCTACGAATGCAAAGAGGATAGAGGTGTTCATTCGCATATTCCTTATGGTTGTGGTGAGGTGAGGTGAGGTGAGGTGAGGTGAAATGTAGCCTCGCTGCTCCCCCCTGCCAAGACAACTTTGAAAAAGTCCCCGTAGGCGAATCATCGCTCACTGGCGCTTCATACCCGCATTTTGAATGAACGATCTGTCTGCGTTCGTTTTTCATGCAGGCTAGGAGCAGGGCAATCCCTGCAATTAATCTTTTCATAGTTACTCCTTGTGCTGTATCGGGTGTGATCTCCTAGAATCCTTGTGCCATCGACTTGAGCGGCCTCCTTTTTTGGAGTGAGTAATGCTGAAATCTTTCCTGTTCAGGCGTCCTGACTGGTTCAGGCACGAAGGGTGTTGGCGACTGGCTCAGGTGTTGAGGCTTGGACCAGCATTTACGTTTCTTGCCTTTAGTGTGATCTTTTTTGTTGCTTGGATTTCAATACTTATTAGCGGCGGAAGGGCTGGAGAGAATGCAAGTGTCATAGCTTTGGCATGGTTTGCGGGAGCTGTGGCTTAGGTGATAGCCGCGCATTGGCTTATCCGGCTGATTGTCTGGATCGCAGATGGCTTTAAGGAAAGCAGGAAGCCTAGCTAGTACAGTGAATCACCCAAAAAATAGAGCCAACTTCTGCGGTCTTTCTATTGAGTGCTCAACAAATCACCCGATAAACCAATGTCTGAGCGAACTCGCTTAAGTTAATTACTAGTGCCTCAGCAATCAATGCTGAATGAAATCTATAGCCTTCTGGAATGTTTATTCCAAAATGGCCTAATAAATGTTGCGGAATTCGTGGAAATTCAAAACCAGCCTTACCATACTAAAGCTCTTTCTGTTTTAAGTAAGCTTGGTGGCGAATATGAGCTATGTCTACCCTGAAACAAATAGCGGATTTGTATATTTGCTTACGAATGAGTCAATGCCAGGATATGTTAAGATTGGGCAAACAGAAAGCAATCCGTTTGTAAGAGCGAGTGACTTGTTTACTACAGGAGTTCCGACACGATTTATCGTTGCTCGTGCCTGGTTTGTCGTTGATAGAGTTAAAGTGGAAAAACTATTGCATAATGCTTTCGATCCTTACAGGGTTGAGGCTGGCAACAGAGAGTTTTTCAAAGTGGACTCAATCGTAGCTGAAGATGTGATTTTTTCGCTGATTTCAAAATTCTTAGTTGGCGAGGTTCATGGTAATGCGGCGGACATTGATAAGTTAACATCTCAGGTAATGCATTATTATACGCAAAGCGAACATCAATCCAAGGAGTTGGAGAGATTAAAATTGAAGCTCGCCACGTTCGAAGAGTGCAAGCATGAGTTGAGCTCGTATATCTACGTTAAAGAGCAAAGAGACTTGTATAGAAAGAGACTCGGGAGTTTGGAAGTGCTCAATCAAAAATTGGAGAGTTATATATTTAATCTGGGGGAGAGGCATAGATTTTGGCTTAATGAATTGCTCGGAAAACATTGAATTGGTTATTTATTTTGGTCGGATGCGTGTCGCCTGCTAGCTGTTTTGGGGGGGGGGCTGTCACACGTTGTGGCTTAAGTTATTGCGGATTGTGGAGTGCCGCTTAAGAACTAGCTTCTGGATCGATGGACTCTCAAGAACTACGCTTTTTTTGTTTGTTAGCTTAATGGCGATTTAGCAAAGAGGAAGTTTCTATGAGCGTCACGAGATATATCGACCTTTACTCAAAAATTGTGGAATGTCCCCTAAGCTGCAAAGGAATAACAAATTCGCCAGAGAGAGGTATAATTCCGAGAAGTTTTTATGTCTCTGAAAACTCAGTAGTATCAATGCTGATAATTGGGAAAAACCCAGGGAAAGCTCCTGAGTGGGAAAATGATCTTTATAAAAATAAATCAACTAGTGAAGCTGTTAAAGAACACCTGCACGTCGTAAGAGACCTATTTGAAGAAAAGCTCAATGTTGCAAGCAATTTCCACAAGAACCTGATAAGCAGGGTTGCTTTTATTCTCGACGTTCCAGCCACTCCAAGCGACGTTTTCCGGCACGCGGCCTTATCTGCACTTGTAAAGTGTCAGTCAGAAGAAAGCAAGCAAGCACCATTGCCAGCAATAACGATGCACACTTGTTTTCATAAGCACTTGAAGCTTGAAATAGAGCTGTACCGGCCACAATATTTGTTGGCACTCGGTGGTGAGGTATTTCGTTATCTTTCCCGTCCCGAAATCAGAACACTACACCAGCTTCCTGTCGGCGAGCTATGGCACCCATCTTGGAGCAATATGCCTGGAGGTGAAGAAAATTACAGGAATACAAAGCTAACACAGTTGAGAGAGCAATATAAAATTGCAATCATCAATTAGTTATTTTCTTATTCCCTACAACAGGCAGCTCAAGGCTCCCTGCTTACTAGAGAGCAGACGAAAAGATAAGGTGTGGAAGTGCAAGGTGTACATCGTGCTTCAGAGACGTACAGGCTAGTCGAGAGTGGTCAGGCTGAGTGCAAGCTTGATATGCCGAATTCAAAGCGCGTGGAAGCGATGAGGGTTGAGTTTGACACGGAGCATGTACGTTGGGATAAGGAAGAGCAGAGCCCACAATAGGATGCCATGCCATGACAGAACTAATGTTCGTTTTGAGCTACCGAGCCTTTAATAAATATCTCTCCAAGGATGGCGACGGTAGAGAAATAAGCTTCATGGCGGATATGCCAGAGCCGCATGCAATTGAAGTTCTAGGGGAGGGCATGGTGAATCATGGCTACGTCACCATCGAGTGCGGTCAACCAGATGAGTCATATGGAAGTATTCGTTATAACGATCCTCAATTTGCTATTCACACAATACTGCCAATAGACATCTTTAATATGCTGCTAAACACCGACCTTGATACCAAAATAGTATTGCTGACGCTGACAGTTAGTGATAATGCTCTCAATGAGCGTGGCCGACTGGCGGTGTGGGATGTAGAGCAATCAAAAGTGCTCAAGGCTGAAATGATCAACGTTACAGTTAAAGACATCATTAAACCAGAATCAATGCCGGAACCATATCCTCGGCCTGTATTGGTAACTGATCCCTACGTCATCTTTCTCTTGAAAGTAATTTTAGGGACAATAGCCACAATCGGCGTCTTGATTCTGGGCAGGCTGTATCTGGGTTGATAAAAGATAAAGCCCCGTGTCACCCATGCCGCACTTCATCAGTCTAGGTATTCATGATAGCAAACCGCCCACGCACCCCCCGAAATAATATTCAGGTCAGAGCATCAACGATTTATCCATACTCTTGATTCTGGCAATGTTTAGGGCGGGTACGTTGACTATCGAATGGCCGGTATATTGTTTAGTAATTCCGCCAGAAAATAAGTCGCAAACATAATTCTGTAGCTTTCTCTCCAATCGATCCCACCAAGCAGGAGCGATATATATATTTTCAATCAAACTGATCATTAAGGCTGCGAGGTGATCTGAGGTAAGGTTGTTTTTTGTGATTTGCCTAATAAGCTTGTGTGCGGTAGTGGCGTGCTCTTGTAACCATGAAAGAACTATATAACCTTTCTCCGAGCTCGAAAAAGAATTGATGATTATATAGTCTGGAATATCCTGAATATTTTGAGAGAAATTCTGTATCGGTTTTCCATCGAATCCGAATCTCAGGGCTACGATGGCACTCCCCATTACAGATGGTGGTTTTTCAAGCTCGAATACCACATGCTTGAGATGAGAGGCTGTCTTCTCCTTAAACATCATGTCCAGCTTGCCTTTGATATAAGCAAGGTCGTTTTTTGTCAGATCGTTATTTTTGTAGGCACTTCCCGCAAACTGCTGGATGGCTATTTGCTGATTTAATGGTAGTCCTTTATCAAAGCCTTTAACATCTAGGTAAACCTTCGAGGCGGCATTTTTCACATGCAACTCACTCGAAACTGCACGATAAGCCACAAGAAAACAGTGTTCAGAATTAATGCCAAAAGGATTGTCTTCAATAGGGGAAAACAATATTTTGTCGTGGTGAGAGCAGAAGCCAGTAAATGTCGATGCTTTATTGATTCCTATTTTGGTCGGGCTAAACTTTCCTGTTTTTATGTTTTCATGCGCATTAGAGTGAAACGATAAAACATGACCATCAACTGATATCTCTTTTAGAGAGGAGCTTTTGGATACTGTATGTGCGTTTATTATTTTGTTGGTGCATTCTGAATGTAATGCTGGCGGCACGCTGCACGTTTTCGAAATGATGAACTTCTTCAATGTTCTGTAAGCATCGGCAAGACTGGCGGCGGGCTGCTTGTCTCGGTCAAGATGGCATTTTTTAAACTTAAGTTTTGATCCACACCAGCACGGGTCGTTGCGTCCTAAATTCATATTAAAGCAGACTCCTTTCTGTTGAGTAATAATGACCGTTGCCACATCGCTCTATTGACCGTACTAAATTATTTAACCCTATTAACGCTGCAAAACTTCATGCGCTTTACTCAATCCCGTTGCAAAAAGCTATCTTGCACGGAGGTCTTCATCTGCCCCCAACTAAACGGCACCAACTATTCGTGATTAAGTCTATGGCTAGTCTCGGTGTGACTTAGACAAACTGCTAACCCCTCCCGAATACCCAGTCTCCTGTATTTTGAGATTGGGTTTTCAAGTCGAATCCGTATGGACTGGCGATGAAATCCCTGTATGGGCTATTGGTTGTCATACATTGGTCTGATGGGTTTAACCCCCTAGCTTTCTGGCAGACCACCCCCTGTCAGACAATGATGAAATCCTGAGTGGTTTCCCCAGCGTGGTCTGAGACTGTCTGATGCTGCGTATGGGAAGGTTCAACCGAGCGGGAATGTCACCATCTCACCCGGCTTTATCGTTGTTCCTGTGAGCCTTACTGGGCATAACTGAATTGCACTTTGTTCCAGTGACGTTTAACTGTAGCAATGCCGATCTTGAGGTCAGCGGCTACTTCAGCCTGTGTCATGTCCTTTGCTTTGAGACGTTGTACGGCAGCGGTTGTGTCTGTTGCTTCTGGTCTGCCCAACTTCTTACCTTCAGACTTTGCACGCTGTAATCCTGACTGCGAACGTTCAATCAGCAGGTCACGCTCAAACTCTGCTACGGCACCTAGAACCTGCATTGTCATCTTGCCCGCTGCACTGGTCAGGTCTACGCCACCAAGGGCTAGGCAGTGAACACGGATACCGTTAGCAGACAGATGTTCAACAGTCTGACGTACATCCATTGCGTTACGGCCTAGACGATCCAACTTAGTTACGATCAGCACGTCACCCGATTCCATACGTTCTAGGAGCTTCTGGAAGCCTGCACGCTCCTTTGCAGCGACGCTACCCGACACAGTTTCTTCCACTACCCGACTAGCCTGTACATCGAAGCCAGCGGCTTTCACTTCCTGCACTTGGTTTTCAGTGAACTCGTTTCGGAGCTGATCGAGGTACGTTCAATCGCTAGGCCAATCACCCGCCAAAAGTGCGGGCGTCCTGCTTCGGGCTGGAGTGCTACGCCTGTCTGGATTTAACCCACATCTTCAGTACTCAAGCTTGTGAGTAAAAGGTGAGAAGAGGTGGTTTGGGCGAAAATGACAGCAGCGTTAATACGTGTATAAGGTAGCCATCCGGTGGGGCAGATGGCGTTCCAGTCAAGCTTTAGTTGCTCCAGCGATGGAGGTTTTTCCGCTCCCCGAGAAGGAACAATTTAGCTTACCTTACTACTACGTCGCTGGGATTTTCCACCGCAGTTTTAGTGAGTCTTCCGTATCTTCTTTTCATGCTATCGCATGCATCTCGTACCTTACGCCTCACAATGTGCTCCGGCAGATTCTGATTGGCTTCTCGGGCTTTATTTGCAACTTGTATCAATTCTTTCGGCATATACTCCGCTGCATCAGCCTCCAAAAACAACGGCAACAACTGCTCCTGATTTCTATCTATTTTGTTTCTGGATGGACCAAAAGCTATAGCGTTTGCCAAAAAATCTAGAGACATTAGTGGAGAGCTTGGAGGGCGAGCTAGCTCAGCTTTAAGACTTGCTCTAATTTTCCATGCAACGCTATCAATTGTAAGCCACCAGTGCTTGTATCCGAGTTCAGATGCTTCTTCATTTTTTCGGAGGCCGAGAACCCCTAAGTAACTTTCAACGTCATGCCTGACCAATGCTTCAGTTACAACGTTGTCACTATTTGCTGAGTCGCGTCTACGATACTCATGGGCTTCTTGCCACAGCCTTTCTACACTTGCCCTTGTTTCTGGCTCAACATACGCTACCGCCTCAGCCAAGGATTCCACCTCAACATTGAATAATCGCTTCAGGTATTCCTCAATGTCATCCTCCGGCCTGTTTTTCCCATGAAATATTTCAACCATCGAACCAAATTTTCTTGGATCATACCCTTGTTCTATATAGTGATAATATAAATATGGAATACGGCCTTCCCACAGATTAGGCGCTCGATTTGAACAAGTCATTGATATATGAATGTGTTGAAGCAGCTCGCGCACTACCCCCTCAGTCACACGTAACTCTATACCAGACTCATTTAAAGCAGACACAGTCTTCGAGAATTTTTTTCCGTCATCGTCCTTTTTAAAAGCTTCCGCTAAAAGCGGGAGGACGATGGTAGTGTCTAGCCAGATCTTTCCGTAACCAAAAATCTTCTTTGTAGCTTTCTGCACATCAGGCGTTTCTTTCAGAAAAGAGTAAAGCGTATATGTATCTGAAATCTTTTTCAGATGACGCCTCACAGACACCTTTTCAGAGGACATTACTCTGGCGACGACGTTAAGTGCAATGTCTGGCAAATGTATGATGCTAGCATCTATAGAGGGGAAATCATTTATATCTTGAAAAATAATATTTCTCAGCAAGTTAGGATCGGCAACACTTATCTGATCGTTGACCACTGACATCGCGAAAGCCTCACCAGACTTAATGAGATAGGCATCTATAATTCTGCATATCCGAAGTGTTACATCAGAGACGTTGCCATCTGCAATCTTGTCGGATTCTTCACGCTCGTTATTAACTAAACTTTCGATCTGATCGTAAAACTCGCGCTCCTCTGACTCAACCTCCGCCAATCTCGTGGCCAACCTTAAGACTTCCTCATGCTTTAAACAGAATCTATCTTCCTTGGGCCAGTAACTTATAATTTTCTTGCTAAGCTTCAACAAGGCAGCATCTATATTTCGCCGAACTTCAGCCTCTGCGGTGGAAGGCATGTACTGAAATACTTTTTGATAGATCTCATCCCGAGTCAGTCGAGCTTTATCATTGCTATTTCTTAATGCCGCCCTAACCAACGACTCAAATACAATCTTGGTTAAACCCTTGTCCGTAGCCTCATCCTCCCACTGCATACTCAAATAGGTTAATGCAGCTTTGGATTCCAGCGAGGTTAATGCAGGACGGCTTTTCTCTATAATCTTCTCACCTTCCAATATCGGAAGCGCGATTATATTAACTAATACTTGTGCAGATGCATACCTAGCATCGTCTGACTCGAACCTTTCCAGAAACCAATTTTTGTCTCTGATATCTAGGGAGATGCCTTTTTGCAAACATTTTTGTTTAAGAGCGTCACCATTAGCCCCTATCAACTGGTTTGTTAGATATATCAAAACTCTGATGCTATCAAAGCCTTCCTCTAGCCTCTTAATAGTACGCATAACCTTTGCGTCCCAATCCTTTGAGACCGAATACTGGGTGGCGACATAGGTGTTTCCATCGTTAGAAAAGAGCTCTGAATCACGCCCTCCATCACCACTTGGCGATGCCATCGTCCTCAGCGAGGAGAATTCAGAAGCGAGAAACCCTGAGCAAAGATTCTCAAAGTACTCCCAATCAGAAGCTTTAGTATTATTCAGGGCTAACTCGAACAACTGCCGGTTCATCAACCAATCCTTTTGATTGTAGATTTTACGTTTACCAGTGCTCATAGCGCAGGCTCACCGTTGGCAATGAAAATACTAAGACAACTGCTTTGTCTTGAAAGCGTGGCACATCCGAGACATTTCATTGCTCCACCATGCTAATTTAGATAGCCAGAGGCCACCACAAAAATTCCAGTTTTCGCCAATGCTAGCTCCGGCTAAATCTCTCCTAACCTAGAGCCACTGTCTATCAGTTGGTTCGCCCTGCTCACAAAAGACTGTAAAATACTTTCACACGATGCCAGGTAGCTAAGTCGAAAATAGAGACAGCAAACCCGCCCCCCCTGTTGAGATGAACCCAATCACCCTTACCTATTGGGGTAGAATAGCCTGCATTTTTGAGCTTCAAGGTAGACATTAGGTCGTGTAGTGCCATCAAGCGTCTGAAGACGCTGATCCCCTAGTAGGCTTGCTTTTACCCACGACACCTCTGCTTGACGGCCCCGTCAAAAGGCCTGCTCTGCGCTCTCCGATTCATCAAATGGAGGGCGCGATCATGATGACTAAACTTGCGGGTGATCCGGACTGCTATCGAGCCATACTTAAATTTTTTCAGTTTTGCTCCTACCCGTCGTGGAATTACCCTCGATCTGCAGAAGGACAATCAGAGGGGATCTAAAGAAATCGGCTGAAAATCGACATGGGCTGGGTCGAGATCAAGAGCCATTCCCGTGCCTCCTCGCTGTAATCGGCTCAAAATATCGCGGGTACCGTGCCCCCCCGTGGGCGGATGTCACGCTGGTTAAGCTTACAGAGTCAGCTCCCTCTTGACCCGGTACACGGTTGCAATCCCGACGTCCGCGATCTTGGCGACTTCTTCCACAGGGTTTCCATTCCGCTTGAGCAAGCCCGCTACTTTGTCCCACTTCGCTTAATTACGCACCTTGCCCGCTGGCTTCCACTCAGGTTCCGCAGCCCGCTTGTTCTCCAGACCTTCCCGAGTCCGCTGCACTCGCTTCTCTTGATCGAGGCGTGTCATGGTCACCCTCAAGTCTGGGTCTTTGATAGCGCCTCTTGCCTCAGCTTCATAATTCCAGCGGTGATGGCGAATGAACTCACGTCGAGCGTATTCAGTACCGCGATGGCGTTGTTATGTGCTTCGCTTGAGCCGCTGAATTTAGCCATAAGGCCATTTCTTCAATTGCTGCGGCTAAGGCGTGCTGATTGTGAAGTAGCAAGGTCAGCACGTCAGCAGTGGCGATTTTTGAATCTAAATGGTCTACATGGCTATCGTCCTTGAATGATGGTGCGGGAATCCTATTTCATCTCGCCGCTGGGTGAGGCTCGGTGCGTAATTGCTCAGACCAGCCCAATTGTTGTGTTCGACATGACCAGTCCTTTGGACCGGATTGCCTGCACGCTTGCTGGTAATGACCGGCAGAAGACGACCCAACGCTGACCTTCGTAGGGGGCCAACTATCTGCCAATGGTGGTGACTCGCGACGTTGTAAAATCGACCTAAACCATCTCATAAAGGGCTGAGTTAAAAAAGCTGGGCGTCAATGATGGCAATTTAGCATTATTAAGTAGCGAAGCTGTACTTGCCTGGATTAAGATCAGTAGAATCGTGGGTACACAGGAATATCATGGCGTATTCCAGCAAAGCCAGAAACATTCAGAACCCGCATTTTTCGAACAACATAAGGCGGATCATCATGGATCGACACTTGTACAATAAAGACGAACTTTTTGAGTTTGGCCCATTTAATGGCTCCGCAATTTATTCAGCTCGACAAACAATACTCATACCTGGAGATAGAATCCAGGTTGTTTCTGGCTCGGCCACTAAGCCAAAGCGATATTTCTATCATGGATCTTACAAATATGTTCAAGAGATTGAGAGCGATAAGGCTGGGCGAAGAAAGTATACTGTTACCCCTATTCAGCCCTTGATCCCGCCCATTGAAATAACTCGAGAAATTCTTCCCGCAGGTGATACTTTCAACACATTTATTGGCAGCCGAACTACGTCGCTAGGCAATGTTCCGCATGCTTACAGCGAACTATATCTGCATCTGATAGATGCAAGTGGTCAGTATAAAGAAGAATTAGAGTGTGATGTCGAAAAAATTGCGAACTCAGCAGACTTCCACTCCAAGACGAGTATTGTTCGGGAAATGCTATGCCGTCTCGGACAAGGGCAGTTCAAGAAAAATGTCATGCGAGTCTGGGGGTATAAAAGCTGCGCTCTTACTGGAATAGACTTGCCGGAGATGCTGATAGCATCGCATATCAAACCCTGGGCTAAGTGCACGGACGGCGAGCATTTAAATGGATGCAACGGAATAATCCTTGCCAGTCACATTGACAAACTTTTCGACAGTCATTTAATTACTTTCAGGGAACGCTCTGGACAGTTTATACTTGATGCATCTCCAAAGATTAAAACATTAATCTCGATGAATTTCAAAATCACTCATAATTCACTCCATCTCGGAATGATCAGCCCATCTAATTACAGAGAGGCTTCAGACTTTATGAAGCTTCATAATATAGAGTTTGAACGTAAGTCGTTACGACCTTAAATACGATGATCTGCTTCGCCCATCAGCGGCTTCTGAAATAACGCTAGTGTTTCTGCAGATTTTTTCAACCTGGGCAAAACTCTACTATTTTATTTCTAATGACTGCTGTTGGCCGTTCAGTGTCGGTCGTAGCCACCCAGACCCATCGATACCCCAAAATTTCAAGTCGACATTTGCCCTGGGTCGAATATCGCCTGCCATTTGGCTGGCGAATATCACAGGGTAGATCTGAAGAAACGGGGAAAACTTTGCGAGTGTGGGTCGGTATCAAGCGCGTATACGCTCGTCTATACGGGCCTAACAGCCTCTTTCTAAAATATCGAGGAGTTTCACAGGCCACCCGAGGAACATCGTTTGGACGGCTTTCCGAAGCTGCTGGAATGCTTACTCCGGGGCACCTGTTG
Proteins encoded:
- a CDS encoding XdhC family protein — translated: MQHLDLQVIRRALEWSTAGQRIWLCTVLATYGSAPRAPGSLLAVNADGQWIGSLSGGCVEEDFLERVAEGAFESAVSVVRYGEGDDPRSRVSLPCGGVLDVLVEKLEPDCEVQAHLRELESALLGRRRLIREVDLQSGARSLFDDREQGVRIEREIDRVRVRVGAAQRLLLAGYSSVAQACAEFAVGLGFEVILCDPRDEVLEGIVLDGVEIRRQLPSVFIADGGCHSDTAVVALTHDPRIDDLAMMEAVRTDAFYIGVMGSMQTSHKRFERLRRIGGLGDAELARIHAPIGLNLGSKTPAEIALAVLADILRIRSGIARDRL
- a CDS encoding FAD-binding oxidoreductase — encoded protein: MANTPYPESYYAASANAVPPRPALEDEVQTDVCVIGAGYTGLSASLFLLENGFKVTVLEAAKVGFGASGRNGGQIVNSYSRDIDVIERTVGPMQAHLLGQMAFEGGRIIRERVATYNIQCDLKDGGVFAAMTPKQMGLLESQKRLWERFGHTQLELMDQSRIREVVACDQYVGGMLDMSGGHIHPLNLALGEAAAVESLGGTIYEQSPAVRIERGANPVVHTPQGKVRAKFIIVAGNAYLGNLVPELAAKSMPCGTQVITTEPLGEELAKALLPQDYCVEDCNYLLDYYRLSGDKRLIFGGGVVYGARDPANIEAIIRPKLLKAFPQLKDVKIDYAWTGNFLLTLSRLPQVGRLGDNIYYSQGCSGHGVTYTHLAGKVLAEALRGQAERFDAFADLPHYPFPGGQMLRTPFAALGAWYYGLRDKFGY
- a CDS encoding GIY-YIG nuclease family protein, producing the protein MSYVYPETNSGFVYLLTNESMPGYVKIGQTESNPFVRASDLFTTGVPTRFIVARAWFVVDRVKVEKLLHNAFDPYRVEAGNREFFKVDSIVAEDVIFSLISKFLVGEVHGNAADIDKLTSQVMHYYTQSEHQSKELERLKLKLATFEECKHELSSYIYVKEQRDLYRKRLGSLEVLNQKLESYIFNLGERHRFWLNELLGKH
- a CDS encoding uracil-DNA glycosylase family protein, which produces MSVTRYIDLYSKIVECPLSCKGITNSPERGIIPRSFYVSENSVVSMLIIGKNPGKAPEWENDLYKNKSTSEAVKEHLHVVRDLFEEKLNVASNFHKNLISRVAFILDVPATPSDVFRHAALSALVKCQSEESKQAPLPAITMHTCFHKHLKLEIELYRPQYLLALGGEVFRYLSRPEIRTLHQLPVGELWHPSWSNMPGGEENYRNTKLTQLREQYKIAIIN
- a CDS encoding SEC-C domain-containing protein; the encoded protein is MNLGRNDPCWCGSKLKFKKCHLDRDKQPAASLADAYRTLKKFIISKTCSVPPALHSECTNKIINAHTVSKSSSLKEISVDGHVLSFHSNAHENIKTGKFSPTKIGINKASTFTGFCSHHDKILFSPIEDNPFGINSEHCFLVAYRAVSSELHVKNAASKVYLDVKGFDKGLPLNQQIAIQQFAGSAYKNNDLTKNDLAYIKGKLDMMFKEKTASHLKHVVFELEKPPSVMGSAIVALRFGFDGKPIQNFSQNIQDIPDYIIINSFSSSEKGYIVLSWLQEHATTAHKLIRQITKNNLTSDHLAALMISLIENIYIAPAWWDRLERKLQNYVCDLFSGGITKQYTGHSIVNVPALNIARIKSMDKSLML
- a CDS encoding helix-turn-helix domain-containing protein, producing the protein MLKRNGNPVEEVAKIADVGIATVYRVKRELTL